Proteins encoded by one window of Xiphias gladius isolate SHS-SW01 ecotype Sanya breed wild chromosome 15, ASM1685928v1, whole genome shotgun sequence:
- the LOC120800383 gene encoding long-chain fatty acid transport protein 1-like, translating to MHLMGSVIVCLSVLGGIKLLSPPWLFGLSLGLGLCMAWGASWKFIHVALCTIKRDLMCLVAILRVRVSMNRNLRNRSTIPSLFAQMVTLHPDKSALICEATGEVWSFRELQKRCHAVAHWALAQGWAEGDVVALYLESQPLVVALWLGLAMVGVEAALINHNLRQHSLLHCVGLSGARAIVFGTELTEAVSEVRSSLQPTMLLFSSGERQDEVKLCSLRVQSLDALLAASPKHPPNYTLRKGFNDRLFYIYTSGTTGLPKAAVVVQSRYFRIAAFGFHSFGLRHDDIIYNCLPLYHSAGTIMGVGQCLLFGLTVVVRRKFSASHFWDDCVKHNCTVIQYIGEICRYLLAQPVRPSEAHHRVRVAIGNGLRPSVWEEFVQRFRIRRVGEFYGATECNCSLINIDGKVGACGFNSRILPGFYPIRLVRVQEESGELLRDSQGLCIPCLPGEPGMLVGRIDYTDPLRRFDGYADKDSTNQKIAQDVFKKGDSAYISGDVLVMDEYGYMYFRDRSGDTFRWRGENVSTTEVEGVLSGLLAHTDVAVYGVSVPGVEGKAGMAAIAHAGGQFDLDAFLITLQKALPSYARPVFLRLMPSVDATGTFKIQKMRLQREGYKPQNSSEKIYFLNSRAGCYEAVTDELHNAIMEGKVCL from the exons ATGCATCTGATGGGCAGTGTCATAGTATGCCTCAGTGTTTTGGGGGGTATAAAGTTGCTGTCCCCCCCCTGGCTCTTCGGCCTGTCGTTGGGGCTGGGGCTCTGTATGGCCTGGGGGGCTTCCTGGAAGTTCATTCATGTAGCTCTATGCACCATCAAAAGAGACCTGAT GTGTCTGGTTGCTATATTGCGAGTGAGGGTTTCCATGAACCGAAATCTGCGAAATAGAAGCACTATCCCTAGCCTGTTTGCCCAGATGGTGACACTGCATCCAGACAAATCTGCCTTGATCTGTGAGGCCACTGGGGAG GTTTGGAGTTTCAGGGAGCTACAGAAACGATGCCATGCTGTCGCACACTGGGCGCTGGCACAAGGCTGGGCTGAGGGTGATGTGGTGGCCTTGTACTTGGAAAGCCAGCCTTTAGTGGTGGCTCTATGGTTAGGCCTGGCTATGGTCGGTGTAGAGGCCGCACTCATCAACCACAACCTTCGACAGCACTCACTGCTTCACTGTGTCGGTCTGTCTGGTGCTCGGGCAATTGTATTTGGAACAGAGCTGACTGAAG CGGTGTCAGAGGTGAGAAGCTCTCTGCAGCCCACCATGCTTTTGTTCAGCAGTGGTGAGCGGCAGGATGAGGTGAAGCTTTGTAGCCTGCGTGTTCAGAGCCTGGATGCCCTGCTGGCCGCTTCACCCAAGCACCCGCCAAACTACACACTCAGGAAGGGGTTTAATG ACAGACTCTTTTACATCTACACTTCTGGTACAACGGGATTGCCAAAGGCAGCTGTAGTGGTGCAGAGTCG GTATTTTCGCATCGCTGCCTTTGGTTTCCACTCCTTTGGGCTGCGGCATGATGACATCATTTACAACTGCCTGCCCCTGTATCATTCTGCAG GTACCATCATGGGTGTGGGCCAGTGTTTGCTCTTTGGTTTGACTGTCGTTGTCAGGAGGAAGTTCTCAGCCAGTCACTTCTGGGATGACTGTGTTAAACATAACTGCACC GTAATCCAGTACATAGGCGAAATCTGCCGTTACTTGTTGGCCCAGCCGGTCCGCCCATCTGAGGCACATCACCGGGTCCGTGTTGCCATAGGTAATGGCCTCCGTCCCTCTGTGTGGGAGGAGTTCGTCCAGAGATTCAGAATCCGAAGAGTTGGGGAATTTTATGGCGCCACCGAGTGCAACTGCAGCCTGATCAACATAGACGgcaaa GTAGGGGCATGTGGCTTCAACAGCCGCATCCTGCCCGGCTTTTACCCCATCAGACTGGTCAGGGTGCAGGAGGAGAGCGGGGAGCTACTCAGGGATTCACAGGGACTATGTATTCCTTGTCTGCCTG GTGAGCCAGGTATGTTAGTGGGACGCATCGACTATACTGATCCGCTCAGGAGGTTTGATGGGTATGCTGATAAGGATTCCACCAATCAAAAAATAGCTCAAGATGTCTTCAAGAAGGGAGACTCTGCTTATATCTCAG GTGACGTGCTGGTGATGGATGAATATGGCTACATGTATTTCAGGGACCGCAGTGGGGACACATTCCGATGGCGAGGGGAGAACGTTTCCACCACAGAGGTGGAGGGAGTACTCAGTGGCCTGCTGGCACACACTGATGTAGCTGTCTATGGAGTTTCTGTACCAG gtgtggAGGGAAAGGCTGGTATGGCAGCAATAGCTCATGCAGGAGGCCAGTTTGACCTCGATGCATTCTTGATTACTTTACAGAAAGCCCTGCCCTCCTATGCACGCCCGGTCTTCCTTCGACTCATGCCATCTGTTGACGCTACAG GCACGTTCAAAATTCAGAAGATGCGGCTACAGAGGGAAGGATACAAGCCACAAAACTCGAGtgaaaagatttattttctgaacAGTCGTGCTGGGTGTTATGAGGCTGTCACTGACGAACTGCATAATGCCATCATGGAGGGGAAAGTTTGTCTATGA
- the LOC120799815 gene encoding adhesion G protein-coupled receptor E5 produces MGFGTKELLILGLMYMLGKCFSVCERGFRSERRNCFDIDECKELPEPCGKHAECFNTNGSFYCQCKSGFRNFKGEVNFTGLSGQCLDYNECLENVTVCGSNANCSNLIGSFYCTCRFGYTNASSSHGDCIDINECSEADINNEDICGKNGVCNNVNGSFWCQCGKGHTNYGNERTPCSELHCDSFNTDKGPAQLLGGLADILKMMRNSCLTLSNPSTAGVEKADVLLEKLFTVTEAILSPGTLDSSEHVSALLGTVENSIMFIGPQLKKELTKKETTKTDAVIAVQRGKTRPTGPIHLTNQDASLDTDWETATGTGTYPGFALAALLSYKNLTITADRSFEQIKGHEIDGVTPSFKIVSKVVSVVVSNPSTQNLTRSVNITLKHEQDTREYPQVSYICAYWKETGVWSTDGCDQHQSEALYTVCKCNHLSSFAVLMALYDIEPTFGLQMVTKIGLAISILCLILCILTFKFCRSIQGTRTTIHLNLCVCLFMADLIFLAGISRTTPVGGCRLVAAMLHYFFLGVFTWMLLEGVQLYRMVVLVFNASIRPLYLFVAGYGTPLVFVIISAIIKPKGYGTKNHCWLSLEDGFIWSFFGPVCLVIFINVFFFIITVWKLAQKFTSLNPDLCNLQKIKAFTVTAVAQMCILGLMWVFGAFLFQKEGTTVVAYIFTILNSLQGTLVFIMHCLLSKQVRDEYAYFLSCICTPQKYSDLSSTNPSSSQSQGSQSGQHTKESQT; encoded by the exons ATGGGATTTGGGACCAAGGAACTACTAATTCTTG GCTTAATGTATATGCTGggaaaatgtttctctgtgtgtgagaggggcTTCAGATCGGAAAGGCGTAATTGTTTTG ATATAGATGAGTGCAAAGAACTCCCAGAGCCATGTGGGAAACACGCAGAGTGCTTCAACACGAATGGCAGCTTCTACTGTCAGTGCAAGTCTGGGTTCAGAAACTTTAAAGGGGAAGTTAACTTCACAGGGCTAAGTGGACAGTGCCTtg ATTACAACGAGTGTCTTGAAAATGTCACAGTCTGTGGTAGCAATGCTAATTGTTCTAACCTGATTGGGAGCTTCTATTGCACCTGCCGTTTTGGGTACACCAACGCCAGCAGTAGCCATGGAGACTGCATAG ACATAAATGAGTGCAGCGAAGCTGATATTAACAACGAGGACATCTGTGGAAAGAATGGCGTTTGTAATAACGTTAACGGGAGTTTCTGGTGCCAGTGTGGAAAAGGACACACCAATTACGGCAACGAAAGGACGCCATGTTCAG AGCTTCATTGTGACAGCTTCAATACGGATAAGGGGCCTGCACAG ttaCTCGGAGGCTTGGcggacattttaaaaatgatgagaaaCAGCTGTCTGACTCTGTCTAACCCAAGTACCGCTGGTGTCGAGAAGGCTGATGTGCTGCTGgag AAACTTTTCACAGTGACCGAGGCCATCCTGTCCCCTGGTACCCTGGACAGCAGTGAACATGTGAGCGCGTTGCTCGGTACAGTGGAAAACTCCATTATGTTCATTGGTCCTCAGCTCAAAAAAGAACTAACCAAGAAAGAGACCACTAAAACAG ATGCAGTGATTGCTGTTCAAAGGGGAAAGACTCGACCCACTGGGCCAATCCATTTGACCAATCAGGACGCAAGTCTAGACACTGACTGGGAAACAGCAACTGGGACGGGAACATACCCTG GTTTTGCTCTGGCTGCGTTGTTGAGCTACAAGAACCTTACGATCACAGCTGACAGGTCTTTTGAACAGATCAAAGGTCATGAAATAGATGGCGTGACTCCCTCCTTCAAGATCGTCTCTAAAGTTGTGTCTGTGGTGGTCTCTAACCCCTCCACTCAAAATCTGACCCGCTCTGTCAACATCACACTCAAACATGAACAG GACACAAGGGAGTACCCTCAGGTATCCTACATCTGTGCATACTGGAAAGAGACAGGGGTCTGGTCCACAGATGGTTGCGATCAGCATCAATCCGAAGCCTTATacactgtgtgtaaatgtaatcATCTGAGCAGCTTCGCCGTGCTCATGGCCCTGTACGACATAGAA CCCACCTTTGGGCTCCAGATGGTGACCAAGATAGGGCTGGCCATCTCCATACTGTGTCTGATACTGTGCATCCTGACATTCAAGTTCTGCCGCTCCATACAAGGGACCCGCACCACCATCCACCTGAACCTCTGTGTCTGCCTCTTCATGGCTGACCTCATCTTCCTGGCTGGCATTTCGCGTACTACACCTGTg gGCGGCTGCAGGCTTGTTGCAGCGATGCTCCATTACTTCTTCTTGGGAGTTTTCACGTGGATGCTGTTGGAAGGCGTGCAGCTGTACCGTATGGTTGTCCTGGTTTTCAATGCCTCCATTCGGCCCCTCTACCTATTTGTGGCCGGCTATGGGACGCCCCTTGTCTTCGTCATTATATCTGCCATCATTAAACCAAAGGGATACGGCACTAAAAACCA CTGCTGGCTTTCCTTGGAAGACGGCTTCATCTGGAGTTTCTTCGGCCCTGTGTGCCTCGTCATCTTCATCAatgtcttcttcttcatcatcaccGTTTGGAAGCTCGCTCAGAAGTTCACCAGCCTCAACCCCGACCTTTGcaatctacagaaaattaa AGCTTTCACTGTGACAGCAGTAGCCCAGATGTGTATACTGGGTCTGATGTGGGTGTTTGGGGCCTTCCTGTTTCAAAAGGAAGGTACCACAGTGGTGGCATATATCTTCACTATTCTCAACAGCCTGCAGGGGACGCTGGTGTTCATCATGCACTGCCTGCTGTCTAAACAG GTGAGAGATGAATACGCCTATTTCCTCTCCTGCATCTGCACACCACAGAAATACTCAGACCTCAGCAGTACCAATCCCTCCAGCAGTCAGTCCCAA GGTTCTCAGAGTGGGCAGCACACCAAAGAATCCCAAACATGA